Proteins from a single region of Candidatus Margulisiibacteriota bacterium:
- a CDS encoding radical SAM protein, whose protein sequence is MCYAIPGKVTALDGKNVTVDYFGEQKKAINEIVNLKLGDYIYAQGGYVIQTIPEREATEVLETWKELFFELRETDVRLSRRPAEETGVSKSISLIFDKAAEGRELKREELLKLLLIENPAELDQLYKTANFLRQKYLSNSCCVHGIIEFSNYCQHDCAYCGIRRSNSIIKRYRMTEEEVFSAVDEAVEKHGFKALVLQSGEDPEYPAERVAGLIKEIKRRHAVLIFVSVGEVGKEGLAKLYEAGARGVLLRFETSDPKLYANLHCGDELEDRLQDVRDAYSLGYLVLTGGLIGLPGQTEESLLNDILMTKQLNAEMYSFGPVLPDGPKTDLVLKVLAVSRLIDPKNAKIVVTTGFETLNSEARRKGLLAGANSVMMNVTPLNYRRLYNIYPDRAHTEETIEEQIKSTLDLLYSLGRAPTDLGI, encoded by the coding sequence ATGTGCTACGCTATCCCCGGTAAGGTTACCGCTCTGGACGGCAAGAACGTCACGGTCGATTACTTCGGCGAACAGAAAAAGGCGATCAATGAGATCGTTAACCTCAAGCTGGGCGATTACATCTATGCCCAGGGGGGCTATGTAATCCAAACGATACCCGAACGCGAAGCGACCGAAGTCCTCGAAACCTGGAAAGAGCTCTTTTTTGAACTGCGGGAGACCGACGTCCGCCTCTCACGCCGCCCAGCCGAAGAAACCGGGGTCAGCAAAAGTATTTCTCTGATCTTTGATAAGGCCGCCGAAGGCCGGGAGCTAAAAAGAGAAGAACTGCTTAAGCTCTTGTTGATCGAGAATCCGGCCGAACTGGACCAACTTTATAAAACGGCCAACTTTCTCCGCCAGAAATATCTCTCCAACTCTTGCTGTGTCCACGGGATCATCGAATTTTCCAATTATTGTCAGCACGATTGCGCCTACTGCGGCATCCGGCGCAGTAATTCAATTATTAAGAGATACCGGATGACGGAGGAGGAGGTTTTCTCCGCTGTTGATGAAGCGGTAGAGAAGCACGGTTTTAAGGCTTTGGTCCTGCAATCGGGGGAAGACCCGGAATATCCGGCAGAGCGAGTCGCCGGGCTGATCAAAGAGATCAAGCGGCGGCACGCGGTTTTGATCTTTGTTTCGGTCGGCGAAGTGGGCAAGGAGGGGTTGGCCAAACTTTACGAAGCCGGGGCGAGGGGAGTCCTCTTACGTTTTGAGACTAGCGATCCGAAATTATACGCGAACCTCCACTGCGGCGATGAGCTGGAAGATCGTCTGCAGGATGTCAGAGACGCTTATTCACTCGGCTATCTGGTCTTGACTGGGGGATTGATCGGTCTGCCGGGTCAGACCGAAGAGAGCTTATTAAATGATATTCTAATGACGAAGCAATTGAACGCTGAAATGTACAGTTTCGGTCCGGTCCTGCCCGATGGGCCGAAAACCGATCTGGTCCTGAAAGTGTTAGCCGTCAGCCGGCTGATCGACCCGAAGAACGCCAAGATCGTCGTGACGACCGGCTTTGAGACGCTTAATTCCGAGGCGAGGCGCAAAGGGTTGCTGGCCGGAGCGAATTCGGTGATGATGAACGTGACGCCGTTGAACTATCGCCGCCTCTACAATATATATCCCGACCGGGCCCATACCGAAGAGACGATCGAGGAACAGATCAAGTCTACGCTGGATCTGCTTTATTCGTTAGGAAGAGCGCCGACGGACTTGGGGATTTAG
- a CDS encoding protein kinase, with protein MLPRIEQLAAQVRSIPNWPAHPREMMERMTDLRKELGKFVPKFSPATLPPADHYHLFGGKFKVKNLIANRTYTAIYLATNEQTGESIAIKRALVREEIHFVLRESKILKRLSHPNIIRYLGTDDDSLMMELLTGAPLNRLGNFNREDLLLTLMYEAAEGLRAMHQSQIVHRDIKIDHIFVSEEGEIKFLDFGFAKDLLADSDIEGNFFGTSEYAAPEVIRLGQSQAGPEADFFSFGLVLFCGLTGRYPLARKIKIDKSLSNFVSFPAWGPVLSTESLGLLPLRFRPILTGLLERNPRRRLSDHDEFQRMILRALFTN; from the coding sequence ATGCTACCAAGAATCGAACAATTAGCCGCGCAAGTCAGATCGATCCCGAACTGGCCGGCGCATCCCAGAGAAATGATGGAAAGGATGACCGATCTGCGGAAAGAACTCGGGAAATTCGTCCCCAAGTTTTCACCGGCCACCCTGCCGCCCGCCGATCACTATCATCTCTTTGGCGGTAAATTCAAAGTCAAAAACCTGATCGCTAATAGAACTTATACCGCTATTTATCTGGCGACCAACGAACAAACCGGGGAAAGCATTGCTATAAAAAGAGCCCTGGTCAGGGAAGAGATCCATTTTGTGTTACGGGAAAGCAAAATCTTAAAAAGGCTTTCACATCCTAATATTATCCGCTATCTTGGGACTGATGACGATTCATTGATGATGGAATTGCTGACCGGCGCCCCCCTAAATCGCCTGGGGAACTTTAATCGGGAAGATCTGCTATTAACATTAATGTACGAAGCGGCAGAAGGATTGAGAGCGATGCATCAGAGCCAGATTGTCCACAGGGATATAAAAATCGATCATATTTTCGTCTCCGAAGAAGGGGAAATTAAATTCCTGGATTTCGGTTTTGCCAAAGATTTATTGGCCGATTCCGATATTGAAGGGAACTTCTTCGGCACATCGGAATACGCGGCTCCGGAGGTAATCCGTCTGGGTCAGAGCCAGGCCGGACCGGAAGCGGATTTTTTCTCTTTTGGCCTGGTGTTATTTTGCGGCCTAACCGGGCGCTACCCGCTGGCCAGGAAAATAAAGATCGATAAATCTCTGTCAAACTTTGTTTCTTTTCCCGCCTGGGGTCCGGTTTTAAGCACCGAGTCATTAGGACTGCTTCCTCTAAGATTTAGGCCAATCTTAACCGGCTTGTTGGAAAGAAACCCAAGAAGGCGGTTATCGGACCATGATGAATTTCAAAGGATGATATTAAGGGCTCTGTTTACTAATTAA
- a CDS encoding pentapeptide repeat-containing protein: MSGPRLEISWRGKNVRVNRLDGLVLKGKLPLRPQAPEKLGPAWAVLESAKLVEGNCLNLDGLLDFLGADKTNIKLMKKNLGLRKMDNSPQPTQEITAVDPLDEDEKEKRVIVLNSQILPIIGHIAADEFFVSKYGGAHPLFLAALETLKSGQINEFNQHQQSFVEGTLQGWTLGRGAGERFDMSGLNLNQISLNEARIAWANFDKALLSSASLKGATLNTTSLNYAILIGTEFEGARLEEVDLAGANLMGAIFRGAVIKEVSLKGASLGGTDFRDATLEGITYLVNGSTHKSYDTLEIKHFLEQAGAIV; encoded by the coding sequence ATGTCCGGACCAAGGCTGGAAATTTCATGGCGCGGGAAAAACGTAAGAGTTAACCGTTTAGACGGTTTAGTTTTAAAGGGAAAGTTGCCGCTTCGTCCCCAGGCGCCAGAGAAATTGGGCCCCGCCTGGGCTGTTTTGGAGTCCGCGAAATTAGTCGAAGGGAACTGTTTGAATCTTGATGGACTGCTGGACTTTTTAGGCGCCGACAAAACCAATATCAAGTTAATGAAAAAAAACCTGGGCTTAAGGAAGATGGATAATTCCCCGCAACCAACCCAAGAAATCACGGCAGTTGATCCTCTAGATGAGGATGAAAAAGAAAAGAGGGTCATCGTTCTTAATTCTCAAATTCTGCCGATTATAGGGCACATCGCCGCTGATGAATTTTTTGTTAGTAAATATGGGGGAGCTCATCCTTTATTCCTCGCCGCGCTTGAAACTCTGAAGAGCGGGCAGATAAATGAATTTAATCAGCACCAGCAATCCTTTGTGGAGGGAACTCTTCAAGGCTGGACACTGGGGAGGGGCGCTGGGGAGAGATTTGATATGAGCGGTTTAAATTTAAATCAAATATCGCTAAATGAAGCGCGCATTGCGTGGGCCAATTTTGATAAGGCCCTTCTTTCAAGCGCTTCTTTAAAAGGCGCAACGCTAAATACGACCTCCCTGAATTACGCAATTCTTATCGGGACTGAATTTGAAGGCGCGCGATTGGAAGAGGTTGATTTGGCCGGAGCCAATCTTATGGGTGCTATTTTTAGGGGCGCGGTTATTAAAGAGGTTTCTCTTAAGGGTGCGAGCCTCGGCGGGACCGATTTCCGGGATGCTACTTTGGAGGGGATCACTTATCTCGTCAATGGCAGTACGCATAAATCCTACGACACCTTAGAAATAAAGCATTTCCTTGAACAGGCGGGAGCGATCGTTTAA
- a CDS encoding redox-sensing transcriptional repressor Rex, whose translation MNVSNRIIARLSLYYRCLYNLAQQGTFSIASKNLAALVGLKPDQVRKDLSYFGKFGKPRVGYNVLDLKGALARILGLEQGRRVAIVGMGNLGQALVGYKGFEELGFKIVAAFDNSPNKIGKKYRGKYCYNIGSLATVCRQEGVEMVILTVPTEAAQSLAQEIAKAGVKAILNFAPVQLSVPKGVKVNNVDLASELKSMSFFVYGQKNLARKH comes from the coding sequence ATGAACGTATCTAATCGCATTATTGCCAGACTGTCGCTTTATTACCGCTGCCTGTACAATCTCGCCCAGCAGGGGACCTTCTCCATTGCCTCGAAGAACCTGGCGGCGCTGGTTGGCCTTAAGCCGGACCAGGTGAGAAAAGACCTCTCCTATTTCGGTAAATTCGGCAAGCCGCGCGTCGGTTACAACGTCCTGGATTTGAAAGGGGCTTTGGCCAGGATCCTTGGCTTAGAGCAGGGGCGGCGAGTGGCGATCGTCGGCATGGGAAACCTTGGCCAGGCGTTGGTCGGCTACAAAGGGTTTGAGGAGCTTGGTTTTAAGATCGTGGCGGCCTTCGATAACTCTCCCAATAAGATAGGGAAAAAATACCGAGGAAAGTATTGCTACAACATAGGCTCGCTGGCCACGGTCTGCCGCCAGGAAGGGGTAGAAATGGTCATCCTGACAGTGCCGACCGAAGCGGCGCAAAGCTTGGCCCAAGAGATCGCCAAGGCGGGGGTCAAGGCGATCCTTAATTTTGCCCCGGTCCAGTTGAGCGTTCCCAAAGGGGTCAAAGTCAATAATGTTGACCTGGCGAGCGAGCTGAAGAGCATGTCGTTCTTCGTTTACGGCCAGAAAAACCTGGCGCGTAAACATTGA